CTCCGGATACTTGCACACAACCAGACAACAAAAGGACAACAGCATAAAGAAAACAAATAGAAAGTACACGATAAACTAAGAAATATATGAATgtaatatgaatataaatataatatgctGTATAATGTAAAGGCTAAGCATTCGCAGAAATGGAAACTATCGATTTAAATGGAACAAAATACTGCATTGATTTTTTTGCTTGTTAATCTCTTTTAAACACagatattctgtttttgttggtttgcagATAGATGTCTTAAAGCTCTCTAAAATTAAAACTCTTATTCAAGCTATACATAGATACATGCCTGTATTACATGTCACATAACTAAAACAGTCTTTAAAAGACAAATGTTAAAAGAAAGCTCACATTACATAATAATACATGCTGCCTCCATCTTCATATGTTTAGAATATCAAAAACAATACATTGCATCTATGTCTTTCAaaggtaagtaaataagtaagtaaattttatttatagagcacttttcacagacagagtcacaaagtgctttatcaagtcaaatcagaatcaaatcaagtttacagagacccaacagagtcctccaggagcaaacacttgtgattggtgacagtggcgaggaaaaacttccctttaacgggcagaaacctcgagcagacccagactcctgaaggatggccgtctgccttgaccagttggggttaaagagagagagtaaaggaggagaaaagggagagtgatagagatatagagagactgggggacacatggagtactttatgatgaatacataaagtgtaatcagtttgtggtggccctgggtcaggtgggaaactaaaaagcctttttgaacaggagggttttgaggtgtttttttaaagctctctacagagtccatggaccgtaggtgtagaggcaggtcattccatagacatggtgccacagctttaaaagacctgtcaccgcgtgtgctaaaacaggtgcatggaaccatcagcaggtgttgttctgaagacctcaagctacgagtcaagctgtagggctggatcagggaagcaatgtatgcaggggcctggccatgtagagcgtggaaagttagcaccagaattttgaaatgaaaacaatataaaacagggAGCCATTTTAGTGAGAGTCtaaaatctttctttcttttagtcATTCTATTTTAAGCCTTTTCTTTAAgtgataaaatgaaaataataatctCCATAACTCAGATAATAGCCTCAGACAGCAACTAAATATAACAACAATTAGACCAACTGACAATTTGGCAAATAAACTACACAACAAAAATCAACACAGACAGGTAAAAACAAAGATCATCCTCCAAATCATAAAATAGCTGCTATGTTGGTGCAcatatggacttttttttttttttaattgtttagaTGCTGAAGTTACAGTGTTCTTAAAATACTAATAATTTGAGCACAGTCTTCTGAGCAAAAACAATCTATTTGTGTGTCTACAACATAGATGGTTTGACATTATCCAGCCAATTCTGTAAAACTgatacttaaaggggtcatattttgctaaacccacttttattagtctttagtacatttatttgtctatttggggaccttaatagtttgtaaagtttgaatttgaaccctccaggtgctgcaaagctatctttatattcattttggcaaaaatcgagtggatttctacaacccattttaattacatcttaatttgttgcatctataactagttatattatgacgtttgcacatataaggaacaatgtcactcctttaatacctttacctttttttttggaCCACAAGGACATTTGATGAAACTTCCTCATTTCCTATGTTTTTATGGCTCTGTACTTGGTGTTtgctaaaaagaaataaaactattTTCTAATATTGGTCTGTCTTATTTTGGCAGCATACTTCTTTATTCTAAGGTGGAAGAGCCAGCAGGGATTCAGGAGGCAGCCAGAGTGTGGTTACATTGCCTGTCCAACAGCAGAGTAGCAGGATTTGGTACGGTCGCAGAGCTGTACCTGCTGCATGTACTTTTACCTCTTGGACAAATAGAGGAAGCACGAGAGATGATTGTTGGTGAAGTTGGAAGTTGTGCGTTTACTGAAGAACAGAGGCAGATGGCGCTGGATGTTGTTGAAGAGAAAGAGCATTGCAGTCACGAGCCCCCTCTGAATCCAACAAGCAACCAAAGCTCTGAGATCCCTTCACCTTTAGCCTCACCTCAAGGTTTTTATGTCAGCCATAATGATATTCAAGTAAATACAAATGATGAATCCAAATAGTTCAAGTCTCTGCCTTGTTTCTGTTATACAGGTGCTGTATTCCACAAACTGGAAGCCATGCTCAGATTTTTCTACAGAAAACTGGTGGTTACTGGCTCTGGATCATTCCTACTGCATAAAGTCTGTCTCATTGCTGTTCTTCTTTATATGCTGTTAATTCGAATAGATCCAGGTTGGACAAAACATGCATGGTATTGTTAAGTCATAATTAGACTTGTTTAAATGTTAAACATTACAActaaatgtatttcttttttctgtttgttttacttGCAGCTCTTCCTTCTTCATTCCTGTGGATTTCCAAACTTCATCAGCTGCTCAAACAGATGTGGAGAGCCATGTTTGCACCGTACTATCAGGCTCTCAATCACAACAAAGgactgtaaaacaaacaaacaaacaaacaaacaaaaacggaACATCACAGCATGTTCCAATTTCTTGTGGTTTtcgtttttttaaatgttttaattcattctttgctttacattttGTTATTGCTTCAACGTATCAATGTGTAATTCTATTAGGTTCTCAGCAAAATAAGTGCAGATACAGTGcatatgaaaatatgtttaatccTTTGGTTGCTTACATAAATTGACTCATGGTCAATATAATTTAACAAGAATTTCCCAAAACCACTTTAATGTCAatgttaaaacttttttttttttttttttttttttacaaagtaatGTCAAATAATTAAAACATATAATCTAAAATAAGTGACTGCATAAATATTCACCCTGTGGATGTCAGTTTTTAGTACATGCACCTTTGACCACAATCACAGCCATTAAGACTGTGTGGATGGGTCTCAGTCAGAAAGCTCATCATACCTTTGGTTAAAATTGTAGAGATTTCTTCAACAGTGGCTTCCTCTT
This region of Sphaeramia orbicularis chromosome 12, fSphaOr1.1, whole genome shotgun sequence genomic DNA includes:
- the pex26 gene encoding peroxisome assembly protein 26, whose translation is MSNTSNSFTTLCSPPPPSSLTPMVSMLDTAAEQLMVHRDFQTAFDTCDRALQSLYNVEEEDNRCAELKAGFCILGIQALAEMNHWHDVLSWVLQQYEHHEKIPAKIMQMCILLYSKVEEPAGIQEAARVWLHCLSNSRVAGFGTVAELYLLHVLLPLGQIEEAREMIVGEVGSCAFTEEQRQMALDVVEEKEHCSHEPPLNPTSNQSSEIPSPLASPQGAVFHKLEAMLRFFYRKLVVTGSGSFLLHKVCLIAVLLYMLLIRIDPALPSSFLWISKLHQLLKQMWRAMFAPYYQALNHNKGL